One genomic region from Candidatus Nanosynbacter sp. TM7-074 encodes:
- a CDS encoding bifunctional oligoribonuclease/PAP phosphatase NrnA, which yields MLDTAKQFIQSANNIVIIQAENPDGDSLGSSLALEEVLSDLGKTVTLYCPVDIPKYLRYIRGWDRVVGDFPAQADAAIIVDTSADVLLSKVLETPGVRHFLETHPILVIDHHTAESTLSFEHTMLSDTVVATGELLYQLFTHAGWTINQQAAEDLLIAIMSDSLGLTTPNTTASTFHVAGELTTLGASNAEIEERRREFMKKSPEILAYKGKLIERIEYLLGGQLALVHVPFEEIQQYSDAYNPGALIGDELRLVEGVALSCVIKTYPDGKLTARLRGNLPIADTVAGYFGGGGHPYAAGFRVYENYDEAVRELVTATDQALREVD from the coding sequence ATGCTCGATACAGCTAAACAATTTATCCAATCTGCAAATAATATAGTAATTATCCAAGCTGAAAATCCTGACGGCGACAGCTTAGGGTCTAGTCTGGCTCTAGAGGAGGTGCTGAGCGACCTCGGTAAAACCGTAACCCTGTATTGTCCGGTCGACATCCCCAAATACCTGCGTTACATCCGCGGCTGGGACAGGGTAGTCGGCGATTTTCCAGCACAGGCTGACGCCGCCATTATTGTTGACACTAGCGCCGACGTATTGCTTAGTAAGGTACTAGAAACACCTGGAGTAAGACATTTTCTGGAAACACATCCGATACTTGTTATTGACCACCACACTGCCGAGTCAACGCTGAGTTTTGAACACACCATGCTCTCTGATACCGTGGTGGCCACCGGGGAATTATTGTACCAATTGTTCACCCATGCTGGCTGGACTATCAACCAGCAAGCCGCCGAAGACCTCCTCATCGCCATCATGTCTGACAGCCTGGGTCTCACCACGCCAAACACCACCGCGTCAACCTTTCATGTGGCTGGTGAATTGACTACACTCGGCGCCTCCAATGCCGAAATCGAGGAGCGACGGCGCGAATTTATGAAAAAATCGCCCGAGATTTTGGCGTACAAAGGCAAGTTGATTGAGCGAATCGAATATTTACTGGGCGGACAATTGGCGTTGGTGCACGTGCCATTTGAGGAGATTCAACAGTACAGCGACGCCTACAACCCCGGCGCGCTGATAGGCGACGAACTGCGGTTGGTCGAGGGCGTGGCGCTTTCATGCGTCATTAAAACCTATCCCGACGGCAAACTGACCGCCCGCCTGCGCGGCAACTTACCGATCGCCGACACCGTGGCTGGCTACTTCGGCGGCGGCGGCCATCCGTACGCGGCCGGCTTCCGCGTGTACGAGAATTATGACGAGGCCGTGCGGGAATTGGTGACGGCAACAGATCAAGCTTTGCGAGAAGTAGATTAG
- a CDS encoding PKD domain-containing protein — translation MNKFKKIGIAISLGIALFGGIWLASPSQAAGCNKFNVVYCGTNSMSELQSAYSRSEIKSLYSQWYITETMIQGGSNMREGVVDASGNITVDGRVVATNAVTVQSKAGTLQPAPQRTYSAAGYTYYQYTTGQSFVDGPKSYRIYAWFDDNGKFITGVIKDCGNPVWGPPTTPPAKPALTCDVLQVAEVSRDTFKFSTKATAKDGATITSYTYDFGDGNTQTTTSSEIQHTYAKSGNYKVTVTVNGKETGEVKRQSPNCEKTITVKDEPQIQVCDLATKKYPVTIKESEFNEKKHSKNPNDCKEAPSKIKVCVIKTKEIREIKKEEFNELNHTTDMSKCQETPTTPTPSPELPKTGAGDVIMPALGLGGLTAATVAYVVSRRQM, via the coding sequence ATGAACAAATTTAAGAAAATCGGCATCGCTATTTCTCTGGGAATCGCTTTGTTCGGTGGAATTTGGCTAGCATCGCCTTCACAGGCTGCCGGCTGTAACAAATTTAATGTCGTTTACTGCGGCACCAATTCTATGTCAGAATTGCAATCGGCATATAGCCGTTCGGAGATTAAATCTCTATATAGTCAATGGTATATTACTGAAACCATGATTCAGGGTGGCTCAAACATGCGTGAAGGCGTGGTTGACGCAAGCGGTAATATTACAGTTGACGGTCGAGTTGTGGCTACAAACGCCGTAACCGTACAGTCTAAGGCTGGTACTCTTCAGCCTGCCCCGCAACGTACATATAGCGCGGCTGGTTATACTTACTATCAATACACGACTGGTCAGAGCTTCGTTGATGGTCCTAAGAGCTACCGAATCTATGCATGGTTTGATGACAATGGTAAGTTTATCACCGGCGTTATTAAGGATTGTGGTAACCCAGTTTGGGGTCCACCAACAACACCTCCAGCAAAGCCAGCGTTAACATGTGACGTCTTGCAAGTAGCTGAAGTTTCTCGTGACACGTTTAAGTTTAGTACAAAAGCAACAGCTAAAGACGGCGCAACTATCACCAGCTACACTTACGACTTCGGTGATGGTAATACTCAGACAACTACCTCATCTGAAATCCAACACACTTACGCAAAATCCGGTAACTATAAAGTTACTGTTACGGTAAACGGCAAAGAGACTGGCGAAGTTAAAAGACAGAGTCCAAACTGTGAAAAGACCATTACGGTTAAAGACGAACCTCAAATTCAAGTTTGTGATTTAGCAACAAAGAAGTATCCAGTAACTATTAAAGAGTCTGAATTCAATGAGAAAAAGCACTCAAAGAATCCAAATGACTGTAAAGAGGCTCCTTCTAAGATTAAGGTGTGTGTGATTAAGACTAAAGAAATTCGTGAAATTAAGAAAGAAGAATTCAACGAGTTAAATCATACGACGGATATGAGTAAGTGTCAGGAAACTCCTACCACTCCTACACCTTCTCCAGAGTTGCCAAAGACCGGTGCAGGTGATGTGATTATGCCAGCACTAGGCCTGGGTGGATTGACCGCAGCTACTGTCGCTTACGTTGTTAGCCGCCGCCAAATGTAA
- the recR gene encoding recombination mediator RecR, whose amino-acid sequence MSTDILPKALTALIDDFGNLPGVGPRTAERYAYAVLRRDPKSAKQLAHSLDRLHNYVKTCPKTFALIDASDDVSPLYTDQGRNRQLVCVVEEPLDIIALERTKQFTGTYHVLGGVISPIDNIGPEQLHIPELIERIKTDDVQEIIIATNASVEGESTALFLQRYIQEAGLGTTITRLARGIPVGVDLEYADQITLTHALEGRKKL is encoded by the coding sequence ATGTCAACTGACATTTTACCCAAAGCCTTAACGGCTTTAATTGATGATTTTGGTAATTTACCCGGAGTAGGACCGCGGACAGCAGAGAGATACGCTTACGCGGTTTTACGCCGTGATCCTAAATCTGCCAAGCAGTTGGCACACTCACTGGATCGACTACATAACTATGTAAAAACTTGCCCAAAAACATTTGCACTGATTGATGCTAGCGACGACGTTTCACCACTATACACAGACCAGGGCAGAAATAGACAGCTTGTTTGCGTAGTTGAAGAGCCACTAGATATTATTGCTCTAGAAAGAACAAAACAATTTACCGGCACCTATCATGTACTGGGTGGCGTGATTTCGCCAATCGATAATATTGGACCAGAGCAACTACATATTCCTGAGCTAATTGAGCGCATAAAAACCGACGACGTACAGGAAATTATTATTGCCACTAACGCTTCAGTCGAAGGTGAGTCTACCGCTTTATTCTTACAGCGCTACATCCAGGAAGCTGGATTAGGCACCACTATTACTCGCTTGGCGCGCGGCATCCCAGTCGGCGTCGACCTTGAATATGCCGACCAGATTACATTAACGCACGCCTTAGAAGGTCGAAAAAAACTATAA
- a CDS encoding YbaB/EbfC family nucleoid-associated protein encodes MAFDQVKMLQQLRKAQKQLGKEIIEVEAGDGAVVVQISGELKIKSVKIDPEMVDLENIEELEHWIEIAVRDGMAKAQEVAAETMKPLMGGLGNLPF; translated from the coding sequence ATGGCATTTGATCAAGTAAAAATGCTGCAACAGCTACGTAAAGCACAGAAGCAATTAGGCAAGGAGATCATTGAAGTTGAGGCTGGCGATGGTGCGGTAGTGGTGCAAATTAGCGGTGAGCTAAAAATCAAGTCAGTAAAAATTGACCCAGAAATGGTTGACTTAGAGAATATTGAAGAATTAGAACACTGGATTGAAATTGCGGTTCGTGACGGCATGGCTAAGGCTCAGGAGGTTGCCGCCGAGACCATGAAACCATTGATGGGTGGTCTAGGAAACTTGCCATTCTAA
- a CDS encoding ArnT family glycosyltransferase: MKKQKVTDIFLYRWRYAFGYTLLVLLYIGAVTVSALHAPGGLSQAEIDMVNTTNHLKFSSEGLATANLPFHLLQLAFFKLFGVSLLTIKAPAVLLSIISSIAIFFLLKRWFKPSTTILSLLIMISTGQFLFIGQSATVGVLYIFYTALTLLFATLILQKAPKASLWRIGLAITTAFSLFTPYLWYINLGLLIIAFLHPHPRYFLISRKHRGAWILPLTILLAIILGIGFLCYKSHALFHSLIGINNLSFDMFANLKTLYYTYLRIFPSVVGNQITPIMDFNAMILIGLGLVRSFQKIGSARSFMIWSWLVLAIALLIFQPSLTPIVIVPLFILLAVGLESLMSMWYGLFPRNPYARGTGLVLISLLIIVMVTGGSFRYIDSYRYFPEAVSHFNKDLSLLQKNTAPTDSFSILVSKEESPIYEALQKHSYHKISIIRTAPEKVGQTLYVSHAAKTTIPKTYSSHLSSIIVSEHNQGGDRFYIYTSDKK, encoded by the coding sequence ATGAAAAAGCAAAAAGTTACTGATATTTTTCTTTACCGATGGCGCTATGCTTTCGGATATACTCTGTTGGTATTATTGTACATAGGGGCTGTTACGGTTTCAGCTTTACACGCACCGGGCGGACTGTCTCAAGCAGAAATTGACATGGTTAATACCACAAACCACTTGAAATTTAGCTCAGAAGGACTTGCCACAGCCAACTTACCGTTTCATCTACTTCAGCTAGCATTTTTCAAGCTATTTGGCGTCAGCTTACTGACAATTAAAGCCCCAGCCGTCCTACTGTCGATTATTAGCTCCATAGCCATATTCTTTCTACTTAAACGCTGGTTCAAGCCCTCCACAACCATATTATCGCTACTCATCATGATCAGCACCGGTCAATTCCTATTCATAGGACAGAGCGCAACCGTTGGCGTTTTATATATTTTCTATACCGCCCTAACACTACTTTTTGCGACGCTCATCCTTCAGAAAGCGCCAAAAGCTTCACTCTGGAGAATCGGGCTAGCCATCACCACGGCTTTCAGTCTCTTTACCCCATATCTTTGGTATATCAATTTAGGACTCCTAATCATCGCCTTTCTCCACCCACACCCACGCTACTTTCTTATCTCCAGAAAACATCGAGGGGCCTGGATTTTACCGTTGACTATTCTACTCGCAATAATTCTCGGAATTGGCTTTCTGTGTTATAAATCTCACGCGCTATTTCATAGTCTCATTGGCATTAATAATCTCAGTTTTGATATGTTTGCCAATCTTAAAACCCTATATTACACCTATCTTCGCATCTTCCCGTCAGTCGTAGGCAACCAAATTACACCGATCATGGACTTTAACGCTATGATTCTGATCGGATTAGGATTGGTTCGCAGTTTCCAAAAAATTGGCAGCGCCCGCTCATTTATGATTTGGTCATGGCTAGTTTTAGCAATAGCCCTACTAATCTTCCAGCCAAGCTTAACACCAATTGTCATCGTTCCGCTATTCATTCTGCTAGCAGTCGGCCTAGAGTCTCTAATGTCCATGTGGTACGGGCTTTTCCCGCGCAACCCTTACGCTCGCGGCACAGGATTAGTTCTTATATCTCTCTTAATTATCGTCATGGTAACGGGTGGTAGTTTCCGCTACATTGATAGTTATCGCTATTTCCCAGAGGCTGTTTCACATTTTAATAAAGACTTGTCTCTCTTACAGAAAAATACCGCACCAACTGATTCGTTCTCTATATTAGTCAGCAAAGAAGAATCGCCAATTTACGAAGCGCTCCAAAAACATAGTTATCATAAAATATCAATTATCCGCACAGCACCAGAAAAAGTCGGACAAACACTATACGTCAGCCATGCCGCAAAAACCACCATACCAAAAACCTATTCAAGCCATTTATCTTCAATTATCGTCAGCGAACACAACCAGGGCGGGGACCGCTTCTACATCTACACATCTGACAAAAAATAA
- the dnaB gene encoding replicative DNA helicase produces the protein MADKSNANGKIPPQNLDAEKSLLGAVLIDEEVLADAAEITHAHDFYDKNHGLIFAGMMRLFEKHKPVDLLTLTDELKRKDELELVGGSAYLTELTNYVPTAAHASAYAEMVAQTAVRRRLIKASGDISELGYDESTTTQELLEKAEAELFSVSDQSTKQDLVSLESILTDSFDRIEELSKNKGSLRGVRTGYRDLDNMTAGLQKSDLIILAARPAMGKTTLVTNLAYNVATIEKKPVLFFSLEMSKEQLVDRMLADASGVDSWNIRTGNLSDNDFAKLSEAMGEMAEAPIYIDDTPGLSVLEMRTKARRIAHENQLGLIIVDYLQLMQANGNHNGNRVQEVSEISRGLKLIARELNVPLIALSQLSRSVESRTPPIPQLADLRESGSIEQDADIVSFIYRPGYYEPDNPEVQNITDLIIAKHRNGPVGKVQLYFHPERLRFMSLDRKHE, from the coding sequence ATGGCAGATAAAAGTAACGCGAACGGAAAAATTCCACCACAAAATTTAGACGCAGAGAAGAGCTTACTTGGAGCTGTTTTAATTGACGAGGAAGTCCTGGCGGACGCTGCGGAGATCACTCACGCTCACGATTTTTATGATAAAAACCACGGACTGATTTTTGCCGGGATGATGCGCTTATTTGAAAAACATAAGCCAGTTGATTTATTAACACTAACAGATGAATTAAAACGTAAAGATGAGTTAGAATTGGTTGGCGGATCAGCATACCTAACAGAACTGACAAACTACGTACCGACAGCAGCACACGCCTCAGCCTACGCCGAGATGGTAGCGCAAACTGCGGTGCGTCGACGACTAATCAAGGCGAGTGGTGACATTTCTGAACTTGGCTATGACGAATCTACGACAACGCAGGAACTACTGGAAAAAGCTGAGGCTGAATTATTCAGTGTTTCCGACCAATCAACCAAACAAGATTTAGTCAGTCTAGAGAGCATTCTGACGGACAGTTTTGACCGAATTGAAGAGCTTAGCAAAAATAAAGGTTCTCTACGGGGCGTCCGTACTGGATATCGCGACCTTGACAATATGACAGCTGGACTGCAGAAGTCCGACTTGATCATCCTGGCGGCTCGTCCGGCCATGGGTAAGACCACACTGGTGACTAACTTGGCATACAATGTGGCGACAATTGAGAAAAAGCCGGTGCTGTTTTTCAGTCTCGAGATGAGTAAAGAGCAATTGGTTGACCGCATGCTAGCAGATGCTTCAGGTGTTGATAGCTGGAATATTCGCACTGGAAACTTGAGCGATAATGATTTTGCTAAATTATCTGAAGCCATGGGAGAGATGGCAGAGGCGCCGATTTACATTGATGATACGCCGGGACTTTCGGTTCTGGAGATGCGTACTAAGGCCCGCAGAATTGCTCACGAAAATCAACTGGGACTAATCATCGTTGACTACTTACAGTTGATGCAGGCCAACGGAAACCACAACGGAAACCGTGTCCAGGAAGTGTCGGAAATTTCCCGCGGTTTGAAGTTAATTGCCCGTGAGCTCAATGTGCCACTGATCGCGTTGAGTCAGTTGAGCCGTTCAGTCGAATCGCGCACCCCGCCAATTCCACAACTGGCCGACCTGCGTGAATCTGGGTCCATCGAGCAGGACGCCGATATCGTCAGCTTTATTTACCGCCCAGGATATTACGAACCAGACAACCCGGAAGTCCAAAACATCACCGACCTAATCATCGCTAAGCACCGTAACGGCCCCGTCGGAAAAGTCCAATTGTACTTCCACCCAGAACGCCTCCGCTTCATGAGCCTGGATCGCAAGCACGAATAG
- the dnaX gene encoding DNA polymerase III subunit gamma/tau, producing the protein MSQALYRKYRSRSLDEVLGQDHVTNILRRALEQGKIAHAYLLTGPRGVGKTSVARILAHEINQLPYDEEASHLDIIEIDAASNNGVDDIRALREKAQVAPVSAPKKIYIIDEVHMLSKPAFNALLKTLEEPPAHVIFILATTDADKLPATILSRVQQFFFRPIPTDIMARQLMNIAEKEGFGIEEDAARLIAERSRGGFRDGISMLDQLSILATHDQPLTSDMVAEYLGLSDTSKLNGLLDLYQTGNNEQILNVFRDLENNGANSVVVSHQLLSIARNKLRQNPNLIKLVQQLIEVDRHPHPDLKLLTIFMNCDSQPSKDSITPKKNVAETIVKKQPTISAPAKTTAPAKPIEKPLEKKEKTIEHTEKSAAKPKKTDTPLEMDWDKVVEKAKEKSLGLSSLLQKSQWAFDGEKLTIYAGTAFYKKKLDDAKNRPLIAEIITEETGMELEIDIIGEKKPPEDKKLAKIAELMGGGEEVKLEDI; encoded by the coding sequence ATGAGTCAAGCACTGTACCGCAAGTACCGCAGTCGCAGCTTGGACGAAGTGTTGGGGCAAGATCACGTAACCAACATTTTGCGCCGAGCCTTGGAACAGGGAAAAATCGCCCATGCGTATTTACTGACAGGTCCGCGCGGCGTGGGAAAAACATCGGTGGCGCGAATTTTAGCGCATGAGATCAATCAGTTGCCGTATGATGAGGAAGCCTCGCATCTGGATATCATAGAAATTGACGCCGCCAGCAACAACGGTGTCGACGACATCCGCGCCCTACGCGAGAAAGCGCAAGTCGCACCCGTTTCTGCGCCGAAAAAGATCTACATCATTGACGAAGTCCACATGTTGTCCAAGCCCGCCTTCAACGCACTGCTAAAAACATTGGAAGAGCCACCAGCACACGTGATATTCATCCTGGCAACCACCGACGCCGACAAGCTACCCGCCACTATTCTCAGCCGTGTCCAGCAATTTTTCTTCCGTCCAATCCCGACAGACATTATGGCACGCCAGCTCATGAACATTGCCGAAAAAGAGGGCTTCGGCATTGAGGAAGACGCCGCGCGGTTGATCGCCGAGCGCTCACGCGGCGGGTTTCGCGACGGGATTAGCATGCTCGATCAATTGTCAATCTTAGCAACACACGACCAGCCATTGACCAGTGATATGGTCGCTGAATATTTGGGTCTGAGCGACACTTCAAAACTTAATGGATTACTGGATTTATACCAGACTGGCAATAATGAGCAAATCTTAAACGTCTTCCGGGATTTAGAAAATAATGGTGCCAATTCAGTGGTCGTTTCCCATCAACTCCTATCAATTGCTCGCAACAAACTACGGCAAAACCCAAACCTGATCAAGCTAGTCCAGCAGTTAATTGAGGTTGATCGGCACCCGCATCCGGACTTAAAATTATTGACGATATTTATGAATTGCGATTCTCAGCCTAGCAAAGACTCAATTACGCCAAAGAAAAATGTCGCCGAAACCATAGTTAAAAAGCAGCCTACAATTTCAGCACCGGCCAAGACGACTGCTCCAGCTAAACCAATAGAAAAGCCTCTTGAGAAAAAAGAAAAGACGATAGAGCATACAGAGAAGTCCGCCGCAAAACCAAAGAAAACTGACACTCCATTAGAAATGGATTGGGATAAAGTAGTTGAAAAGGCAAAAGAAAAATCCCTTGGGCTATCTTCTTTACTGCAAAAAAGCCAGTGGGCATTTGATGGAGAAAAATTAACAATTTACGCCGGCACCGCGTTTTACAAAAAGAAACTGGACGACGCCAAAAATCGGCCATTGATTGCGGAGATAATCACAGAAGAGACAGGCATGGAGCTAGAAATTGATATAATTGGAGAGAAGAAACCGCCAGAGGACAAAAAGCTGGCGAAAATTGCCGAATTGATGGGTGGCGGTGAAGAGGTTAAACTGGAGGATATTTAA
- a CDS encoding DUF2690 domain-containing protein yields the protein MMSNKKRLATFVAAIVLMFSAMTLSSPATHAVGCYGDWCSGRDADATGCSADAVTTQVYNNKEFSLQVRWSPTCKTNWARIVMYSPGWIKCTSNGYLKAVQDTGYTQQIFFDTVCAAVSTVHYTPMIYSPVHRVRAVFVNQNNFTYSTPWS from the coding sequence ATGATGAGCAACAAAAAGCGGCTGGCGACATTTGTCGCTGCTATTGTTCTCATGTTCTCAGCGATGACGCTGTCCTCGCCCGCCACCCACGCCGTTGGATGCTACGGCGACTGGTGCTCGGGGCGGGACGCAGACGCAACGGGCTGCAGCGCCGATGCCGTCACCACCCAGGTCTACAACAACAAGGAGTTCTCCTTGCAGGTTAGGTGGTCGCCGACCTGCAAGACAAACTGGGCTCGCATTGTCATGTATAGCCCGGGCTGGATCAAGTGCACTAGCAACGGATATCTGAAAGCCGTCCAGGATACTGGATACACGCAACAGATATTCTTTGATACGGTATGCGCAGCAGTGTCCACCGTGCACTACACACCGATGATTTACTCACCGGTCCACAGAGTACGTGCAGTGTTCGTGAACCAGAACAACTTCACATATTCGACACCTTGGTCGTGA
- a CDS encoding DUF2797 domain-containing protein, which translates to MPSDFLLAYVSFNNENKPFIDCQVGDEIKRRELFGQDLSLEFDFSTKYCTGWVDFENHCSQICPDFATVNGKYENCLKCRDRTGFNPAFYNADSVSAQQEKINQNPHFVYLAYFAPGVIKVGISQEERGIRRLLEQGARLALKLETFSSALIARQYEAKIARLDGIIETMPIHKKLELIKQPFNRADGEKKLRQKLLEIEQKIGVLFPKSELIACEDYFHTNDIDLARAIIMKDQNQLIGRVRSVIGSIVTIEHKDQLLAYNLKKFIGYQARVVDGNIELALPSTQLTLF; encoded by the coding sequence ATGCCGAGCGATTTTTTACTCGCTTACGTCAGTTTTAATAACGAGAATAAGCCGTTTATTGATTGTCAGGTTGGCGATGAAATTAAGAGGCGGGAATTGTTTGGGCAAGATTTATCGCTTGAATTTGACTTCTCGACCAAATATTGTACTGGCTGGGTGGATTTTGAAAATCATTGCAGTCAAATTTGTCCAGATTTCGCCACGGTTAATGGCAAATATGAAAACTGCTTGAAATGCCGTGATCGGACAGGTTTTAATCCCGCGTTTTATAACGCCGATTCCGTGTCGGCGCAGCAGGAAAAGATTAACCAAAACCCGCACTTCGTCTATCTGGCATATTTCGCGCCGGGAGTCATTAAAGTCGGTATCTCGCAGGAAGAACGCGGCATTCGTCGGTTGCTAGAGCAGGGAGCGCGCTTGGCGTTGAAACTGGAGACGTTTTCTTCGGCGCTGATCGCCCGGCAATATGAGGCGAAAATTGCCAGGCTGGACGGCATCATTGAGACCATGCCGATTCATAAGAAACTCGAGCTTATAAAACAGCCTTTCAATCGCGCGGACGGCGAGAAGAAGTTGCGGCAAAAACTACTTGAAATTGAGCAAAAGATTGGTGTGTTATTTCCAAAATCCGAGCTAATTGCTTGCGAAGATTATTTTCATACTAACGATATCGATCTAGCACGAGCTATAATCATGAAAGACCAAAATCAACTTATCGGGCGCGTCCGCAGCGTTATTGGCTCGATTGTAACCATCGAGCATAAAGACCAGCTGCTAGCTTACAATCTTAAGAAGTTCATCGGCTACCAGGCGCGGGTGGTTGATGGCAACATTGAACTGGCACTGCCCAGCACGCAATTGACGCTATTTTAA
- the rplL gene encoding 50S ribosomal protein L7/L12, translating into MADIKKLAEELTKLTVLEVNELKKHLKEEYGIEPAAAAVAVAGPAAGGDAAAADEKTEFTVTLKDAGAQKVAVIKAVKEITGLGLGEAKAIVDGAPAPVVEKVSKDDAEAAKKTLEGAGASVELS; encoded by the coding sequence ATGGCTGATATTAAGAAATTGGCTGAAGAACTGACCAAGTTGACAGTTCTGGAAGTTAACGAATTGAAAAAACACTTGAAAGAAGAATACGGCATCGAGCCAGCTGCTGCAGCTGTCGCTGTTGCTGGTCCAGCTGCTGGCGGTGACGCTGCTGCCGCTGACGAAAAAACTGAGTTCACCGTTACGTTGAAGGACGCAGGTGCTCAAAAAGTTGCAGTCATCAAGGCTGTTAAAGAAATCACCGGTTTGGGCCTCGGTGAAGCTAAAGCTATCGTTGACGGCGCTCCAGCACCAGTTGTAGAAAAAGTTTCTAAAGACGACGCTGAAGCTGCTAAGAAGACTTTGGAAGGCGCCGGCGCTAGCGTTGAGCTTTCATAA
- the rplJ gene encoding 50S ribosomal protein L10, whose product MAISRDKKQTLVAELTELLKDAKGTAFARYQGLSVADLQELRKAAREANVVIKVVKNRLVRVALEGVDTYKETDTDLLVGQLVYAISAEDEVMPAKVLDTFAKTHPALQLAGGFSGEGLSINEADIKALAGLPSKDQLVAEVVAQLLSPVHDTVGALGGNLHGLLDGIEAKATA is encoded by the coding sequence ATGGCAATTTCACGCGATAAAAAACAAACTTTGGTTGCTGAACTAACAGAGCTTCTAAAAGACGCCAAGGGTACGGCATTTGCGCGGTACCAGGGTCTGAGCGTGGCTGATCTGCAAGAACTTCGTAAGGCAGCTCGCGAAGCAAACGTCGTCATCAAGGTGGTTAAAAACCGCTTGGTACGCGTAGCACTAGAGGGCGTCGACACCTACAAAGAAACTGACACTGACCTCCTAGTTGGCCAATTAGTCTACGCTATCAGTGCCGAAGACGAGGTCATGCCAGCGAAAGTTCTGGACACGTTTGCAAAGACGCATCCAGCACTGCAGTTGGCTGGTGGTTTCTCAGGCGAAGGCCTCAGCATCAACGAAGCTGACATCAAAGCGTTGGCAGGTCTACCAAGCAAAGACCAGCTTGTCGCCGAAGTGGTGGCACAATTGCTCTCACCAGTCCACGACACCGTGGGTGCGCTGGGTGGCAATTTGCACGGACTTTTGGACGGCATCGAAGCCAAAGCTACGGCTTAA
- a CDS encoding WhiB family transcriptional regulator, producing MPKLNNESLLDGAECARLAPEEANRIFFQENPNNPGQDLRGVRKTEAAEAARSMCRKCPVLAECLKYALENPKFASHGVWGGMSEGERKRILRMGESEVNRVIKSAGK from the coding sequence ATGCCAAAATTGAATAACGAAAGTCTATTGGACGGCGCCGAATGTGCGAGACTAGCTCCCGAAGAGGCGAATCGCATATTTTTTCAGGAAAACCCGAATAACCCAGGCCAAGACTTAAGGGGAGTCAGAAAAACAGAAGCTGCAGAAGCCGCCAGATCTATGTGTCGGAAATGTCCAGTCTTAGCGGAGTGTCTAAAATACGCACTCGAAAATCCAAAATTTGCCAGCCACGGAGTATGGGGCGGAATGTCCGAAGGGGAGCGTAAGCGAATACTAAGAATGGGGGAGAGTGAAGTAAACAGGGTAATAAAATCAGCTGGAAAATAA